From the genome of Gracilinanus agilis isolate LMUSP501 chromosome 2, AgileGrace, whole genome shotgun sequence, one region includes:
- the FAM110C gene encoding protein FAM110C gives MPTELAPSLGMYALSNLDSSPTTRILCKGPQYLRKQIEGGERAKKSAVERLAADKAKYVKSQQVIGTKQEPARLSSASESSGETCSEESRKSSKDSTGRGDPWVPTPPPSFPVARRTISRRPLRPDSLVIYRQKCEFVKGQGTENNPRGGLVKKILQGSTKEKMSVSPDMPRGKEEVRAENEEVKLESKEAKIEKKETRLEREETKLESKGTRMESQEIRSENEEALKEDAVPPSAPTNTPVGSPSSGDEKLMKASVAAVELRDVKRRSLHRSKSDISSRYSKSFSESDTFFKYCGLDPEVVEDLGKENFSAGWDHHMSFKIRSVSMATSEGGFSHRSGDEGLLEEELTEQVPSTTSVIERNARIIKWLYTCKKAKESESKVAQDLAASMLVPTATETR, from the coding sequence ATGCCAACGGAGCTGGCTCCTAGCCTGGGAATGTATGCCCTTTCCAACTTGGATTCCTCCCCGACGACCCGAATACTCTGCAAGGGTCCGCAGTACCTGCGCAAGCAGATAGAAGGGGGAGAGCGGGCCAAGAAGAGTGCTGTGGAGAGGCTGGCAGCTGATAAAGCCAAGTATGTCAAAAGCCAGCAGGTAATTGGCACCAAACAGGAGCCTGCCAGGCTGAGCTCGGCCTCGGAGAGCAGTGGTGAAACCTGTTCTGAGGAGAGCAGAAAAAGCAGCAAGGATTCGACAGGGAGAGGGGACCCCTGGGTCCCTACGCCCCCACCATCCTTTCCTGTGGCCCGGAGGACCATCAGCAGGAGGCCGCTGAGGCCAGATTCCCTCGTCATCTACCGTCAAAAGTGTGAATTTGTCAAAGGCCAGGGTACCGAGAACAACCCAAGAGGGGGCTTGGTGAAGAAGATTCTCCAGGGTTCCACTAAAGAAAAGATGTCAGTGTCCCCTGACATGcctagagggaaggaggaagtgcgaGCAGAAAATGAGGAAGTCAAACTGGAGAGCAAAGAGGCCAAAATAGAGAAGAAGGAGACCAGACTGGAGCGTGAAGAGACCAAATTGGAAAGTAAAGGGACCAGGATGGAGAGTCAGGAGATCCGATCAGAGAATGAGGAGGCCTTGAAGGAGGACGCTGTTCCTCCCAGCGCCCCAACAAATACCCCGGTCGGTTCCCCTTCCAGTGGGGATGAGAAGCTCATGAAAGCATCTGTTGCTGCAGTTGAGCTCCGGGATGTAAAGAGAAGGAGCCTGCACCGCTCCAAGTCTGACATAAGCTCCCGCTACTCCAAGTCCTTTTCTGAGTCTGACACCTTTTTTAAGTACTGTGGCCTGGACCCTGAGGTGGTGGAAGATCTTGGGAAGGAGAACTTCTCAGCAGGGTGGGACCACCACATGTCCTTCAAGATCCGCAGTGTGAGCATGGCCACGTCGGAGGGAGGTTTCTCCCATCGCAGCGGGGATGAGGGCCTGCTGGAAGAGGAGCTAACAGAGCAGGTCCCTAGCACCACATCAGTCATCGAACGCAACGCTAGAATTATCAAGTGGCTGTATACGTGTAAAAAGGCCAAAGAGTCAGAGAGCAAGGTGGCCCAGGACTTAGCTGCAAGTATGCTGGTTCCCACTGCCACGGAAACACGGTAA